Proteins co-encoded in one Oreochromis aureus strain Israel breed Guangdong linkage group 3, ZZ_aureus, whole genome shotgun sequence genomic window:
- the LOC120438486 gene encoding methylglutaconyl-CoA hydratase, mitochondrial-like, protein MMFEAVEDIKKNKKVRSVILCSLVPGIFCAGADLKERAKMHQSEVGPFVSKARALITELGNLPVPTIAAIDGAALGGGLEMALACDIRISSNTAKMGLVETKLAIIPGAGGTQRLPRVIGVSLAKELIFAARVVDGTQAQQMGLVSHSVEQNNSGDAAYLRALELAREINPQGPIAIRMAKLAINQGIEVDLSTGLAIEEACYSQVIPTKDRLEGLSAFKEKRQPQYKGE, encoded by the coding sequence ATGATGTTTGAAGCTGTGGAGGACATcaagaagaataaaaaagtgCGCAGTGTAATTTTATGTAGTTTGGTTCCTGGTATATTTTGTGCAGGTGCAGATCTGAAGGAGAGAGCCAAGATGCACCAGAGCGAAGTGGGACCATTTGTATCCAAAGCAAGAGCCCTCATTACAGAGCTAGGAAACCTGCCAGTACCAACAATTGCTGCAATTGATGGTGCTGCCTTAGGAGGAGGTTTGGAAATGGCCCTTGCTTGTGACATCAGAATTTCCTCCAATACTGCCAAAATGGGACTAGTTGAGACTAAACTTGCAATTATTCCTGGAGCAGGTGGTACACAACGTCTCCCTAGGGTGATTGGCGTCTCTCTAGCCAAGGAGCTCATCTTTGCTGCGCGAGTGGTTGATGGAACACAGGCGCAACAAATGGGTCTTGTCAGTCATTCTGTGGAGCAGAATAACAGTGGAGATGCTGCCTACTTGAGGGCTCTGGAGCTTGCACGGGAGATTAACCCCCAGGGCCCAATTGCAATAAGGATGGCAAAGTTGGCAATTAACCAGGGGATAGAGGTGGATTTATCTACAGGTCTGGCAATAGAAGAGGCTTGTTATTCCCAGGTGATACCAACCAAAGACCGTTTGGAAGGCTTGTCTGCTTTCAAGGAGAAGAGGCAGCCTCAGTACAAAGGGGAATGA